The Gemmatimonadaceae bacterium genome contains a region encoding:
- a CDS encoding VOC family protein, with protein sequence ASGIRLGRVQDGRRQRPDGVMLSWRYTDPATVVADGLIPFFIDWGQSPNPAANAPQGARLVELRAEHPNAAAMRDQLESLGIGLRVTSGPRAALIATIDGDQGRVELR encoded by the coding sequence AGCGAGCGGCATACGCCTCGGGCGCGTCCAGGACGGCCGTCGGCAGCGTCCCGACGGCGTGATGCTCTCATGGCGCTACACCGATCCCGCGACAGTCGTCGCGGACGGGTTGATTCCATTCTTCATCGACTGGGGACAGTCGCCGAATCCGGCTGCGAATGCACCGCAGGGTGCGAGACTCGTCGAGCTGCGCGCCGAACATCCGAACGCGGCGGCGATGCGTGATCAGTTGGAGTCGCTCGGGATCGGGTTGCGCGTCACTTCCGGGCCCCGAGCGGCGTTGATCGCAACGATAGATGGCGATCAAGGCCGGGTCGAGCTCCGTTAG
- a CDS encoding polymer-forming cytoskeletal protein, with amino-acid sequence MSLFARRRRAPVAPAVSDGYSVIDARLSIQGDISTDGTVRVDGRIDGTLHRADTLIIGAGGAVIGNIEAREVVIGGELTGDLSVRGRVEIQKTATVRGDIRAAAVGLEEGGTIHGHVVVHALDTDVPVIGERRLMLTPSRSMAAQG; translated from the coding sequence ATGAGTCTATTCGCCCGCCGCCGCCGCGCCCCTGTGGCGCCCGCCGTATCAGACGGCTACTCAGTGATCGATGCCCGTCTGTCGATTCAAGGCGACATCTCGACCGACGGCACCGTCCGCGTGGACGGCCGCATCGACGGCACGCTGCACCGAGCGGACACGCTCATCATCGGCGCCGGCGGCGCCGTGATCGGCAACATCGAAGCGCGTGAGGTCGTGATCGGCGGCGAGCTGACCGGCGACCTCTCGGTGCGCGGCCGCGTGGAAATTCAGAAGACCGCGACGGTGCGCGGCGACATTCGCGCCGCGGCGGTCGGCCTCGAAGAGGGCGGCACGATCCACGGTCACGTCGTCGTGCACGCGCTCGACACCGACGTGCCGGTGATCGGCGAACGGCGCCTCATGCTCACCCCCAGCCGCTCGATGGCGGCGCAAGGCTAG
- a CDS encoding glycoside hydrolase family 43 protein, translating to MPRLAELGWSLRVSCLLAALALPAAAPSQTSGNPILPGWYADPEAHVFDGQYWIFPTYSAPYDQQTFLDAFSSRDLITWAKHPRVLDVANVSWAKRAVWAPSIVEKDGWYYLFFGANDIQNDQQVGGIGVARSRTPEGPFTDYLGKPLIDRFHNGAQPIDQMVFKDRDGSYYIVYGGWRHCNIAKLNADFTGFVPLPDGSTFKEITPAGYVEGAFMLLKNDKYYFMWSEGGWTGPNYAVAYAVGSSPFGPFERVGKILQQDSTVATGAGHHSVVQSPASGKWYIVYHRRPLGETDRNHRVVSIDELRFDDRGMIQPVKITTGGVSADPIGAKTPDTGRRSP from the coding sequence ATGCCTCGTCTTGCCGAGCTTGGGTGGTCGCTTCGCGTCTCGTGCCTTCTCGCGGCGCTGGCGCTGCCCGCCGCCGCGCCATCACAGACATCCGGTAACCCGATTCTTCCGGGCTGGTACGCCGACCCCGAAGCGCACGTCTTCGACGGACAGTACTGGATCTTCCCGACGTACTCCGCGCCGTACGATCAGCAGACGTTCCTCGACGCGTTCTCCTCGCGCGATCTCATCACGTGGGCCAAGCACCCGCGCGTGCTCGACGTCGCGAACGTGTCGTGGGCGAAACGAGCGGTGTGGGCACCGTCGATCGTCGAGAAGGACGGCTGGTACTACCTCTTCTTCGGCGCCAACGACATCCAGAACGACCAGCAGGTCGGCGGCATCGGCGTCGCGCGTTCGCGAACGCCGGAAGGGCCGTTCACGGATTACCTCGGCAAGCCACTCATCGACCGGTTCCACAATGGCGCGCAGCCGATCGACCAGATGGTGTTCAAGGATCGCGACGGGTCGTACTACATCGTCTACGGCGGTTGGCGTCACTGCAACATCGCGAAGCTGAACGCCGACTTCACCGGATTCGTCCCGCTTCCCGACGGAAGCACGTTCAAGGAGATCACGCCGGCGGGATACGTCGAGGGGGCGTTCATGCTCCTCAAGAACGACAAGTACTACTTCATGTGGTCCGAAGGCGGATGGACCGGACCAAACTACGCCGTCGCGTACGCCGTTGGCTCATCGCCGTTCGGGCCATTCGAGCGTGTGGGTAAGATCCTTCAGCAGGACTCCACCGTCGCGACGGGCGCCGGGCACCACTCGGTGGTTCAGTCGCCGGCGTCGGGAAAGTGGTACATCGTCTACCATCGTCGGCCGCTCGGAGAAACGGATCGCAACCATCGTGTGGTGAGCATCGACGAGCTGCGGTTCGACGATCGCGGGATGATTCAACCCGTGAAGATCACCACGGGCGGTGTCAGCGCGGATCCGATCGGTGCGAAGACGCCAGACACCGGCCGGCGCAGTCCATAG
- a CDS encoding M23 family metallopeptidase, translating into MQNNATPAWTLILVPPSPRAAPRRVGVKMRTVRMFAMLTAGLFAVLASWMLATSDTAVGLADRLAEEQRLTAALDDTVQSMRMAALAAEVAKLPPVGMMMPINGEITSRFSRSRFHPILEVFRAHRGVDLAAPEGTPVSAPAAGRVASVGRRLGYGLVVEVVHSGGVVTRFAHLQSSLVHAGDSVTMGQQIARVGESGLATAPHLHFEVWLKGTAVDPVKFVAATRLATPVGTVH; encoded by the coding sequence ATGCAGAACAACGCGACGCCGGCGTGGACGCTGATTCTCGTCCCGCCGTCGCCGAGGGCAGCGCCCCGCCGCGTCGGCGTGAAGATGCGCACCGTGCGCATGTTCGCGATGCTGACGGCCGGCCTCTTCGCCGTGCTCGCGAGCTGGATGCTCGCGACTTCTGACACGGCTGTAGGCCTCGCCGACCGACTCGCCGAAGAGCAGCGGCTCACCGCGGCACTCGACGACACGGTGCAGTCGATGCGGATGGCGGCGCTCGCCGCGGAGGTGGCGAAGCTTCCGCCGGTCGGCATGATGATGCCGATCAACGGAGAGATCACGAGCCGCTTCTCACGCTCGCGCTTTCACCCGATCCTCGAGGTCTTCCGCGCGCACCGCGGCGTGGACCTCGCCGCGCCGGAGGGCACCCCGGTCAGCGCGCCCGCCGCGGGCCGCGTCGCGTCGGTCGGCCGGCGCCTCGGCTATGGATTGGTCGTCGAAGTCGTTCACTCCGGCGGCGTGGTGACTCGCTTTGCCCACTTGCAATCGTCGCTCGTACATGCGGGCGATTCCGTGACGATGGGACAGCAGATCGCCCGAGTCGGTGAAAGCGGACTCGCGACGGCACCGCATCTGCACTTCGAGGTGTGGCTCAAGGGAACGGCCGTGGATCCTGTGAAGTTCGTTGCGGCGACGCGTTTGGCGACGCCGGTGGGGACGGTGCACTGA